GCCTTCGCGGCACTTTAGGGAGGCGGCAATGGTCAATCGTCATCGCGGTGAGACCGCGCTCATGGTGGCCGGCGAGACGCTGCCGATGCGGCTGACGCTGGGCGCTCTCGCCGAGCTCGAGCAGGCCTTTGCCGTCGACAGCTTGCCGGCTCTCGGCGAGCGCTTCGTCGACGGACGCCTCTCGGCCCGCGACATCATCCGCATCATCGCTGCCGGCCTGCGGGGGGCTGGCAAGGCGATCCGCGACGAGGACGTTGCGGACCTCTCTTTCGACGGCGGGCTGAACGGCGCGATCAAGGCGGCGATCGCGCTGCTCGAAGCGACCTTCGGCGAAGGGCAGGGCGCCCACCCTCCGCAGCCGCCGGAGCTGTGACGGCGCCGGCGGCCTTTCCCTGGGAGGAGGTCATGGCCTTCGGACTCGGGCGACTGGCCTGGTCTCCGGAGCAGTTCTGGGCGGCAACACCGCGCGAGATCGCGGCAGCGCTGAAGGCGCAGCGTGGCGGCGCAGGCGGCACGACGGAGCGCGTCACCTTGGCGGCGCTGATGGCTGCCTATCCAGATGCCTGACGCAGAGTCTTCAAGCATTTTCTCAAGAGGATGACCATGGCCAGCGACGAAAGCGTCGATTCCACCCGTCTGTCCGATCTTCAGTCGATGGACAAGTTGACTCAATCTCTGAGTAAATCCTCGGAAAGCTTTGGTAAATCGATCATCAATGCGTTTTCGCGTGGTATCGTGGAGGGCAAGCGCTTCGAGGATGTGCTGCGCAGTGTCGGCCGTTCGATGACCGACAGCCTGCTGAAGACGGCGCTGAAACCACTGCAGACCGGCCTCTCCAGCCTGCTCGGAACGGGCATCAAAAGCCTCACCGGTCTCTTCAGCGGCCTCAGCTTCGGTTCCATGGGCGGAAGCGTTCCCGTCAAGGCCTTTGCCGAGGGCGGCGTTGTCGCCTCCCCCTCATATTTTCCGACGGGGCGCGGTCTCGGCCTGATGGGCGAGCGCGGTGCCGAGGCGATCATGCCGCTCTCGCGCGGCCCGGACGGGCGCCTTGGCGTGCGGGCCGGGAGTGGAGCATCGCGTCCACTCAGCGTCGTCGTGCAGGTCTCGACGCCCGATGCAGACAGCTTCCGCCGCTCGGAAGCGCAGGTCTCGGCCGCGATTGCCCGCGCCGTCGCACGCGGCAACCGGGCACTCTGAGGGAGCGATGGCATGGTAGATTTTCACGAGGTCCGCTTTCCGCTCGATGTGGCCCGCGGTGCGCGCGGGGGGCCGGAGCGCCAGACCCAGATCGTCACGCTCGCCTCCGGTCGCGAGGTCCGCAACAGCCGCTGGGCCCATTCGCGGCGTCGCTACGATGCCGGGCTCGGTATCCGCAGCTTCGACGCGCTGGCGGCGGTGGTGAGCTTCTTCGAGGAGCGCCGCGGCAGGCTCTACGGCTTCCGCTGGCGCGATCAGCTTGATTGGAAAAGCTGCCCGCCATCGCACGCCCCGGCAGCTATTGACCAGATGATCGGAACCGGCGACGGCGTTACCGCCGTGTTCCAGCTCTGTAAGGCCTATGGTTCGGGCGCATCGGCATACAGCCGCATGATCGCCAAGCCCTGCGGCGGCACCGTGCGGATCGCGCTTGATGGAGTCGAGCAGATGGCGGGGGCGTTCGCCTGCGACCTGGCGACCGGGCGCGTCACCTTCCCGCCCGGTGCGATCCCGCCGCCTGCCGCCGCGATCACGGCTGGCTTTGCTTTCGATGTGCCCGTCCGGTTCGACATCGACGCGATCGAGGTCGATCTCTCCGCCTTCGAGGCCGGCGAGATCCCACGCATTCCCGTCGTCGAGATCATCCCCTGAGGCCTGCATCATGCGCGACATCCCTGCCGCTCTCGCCACGCATCTCGAGGGCGGCGCGACCACATTGTGCCGTTGCTGGACCCTGACGCGCCGCGATGGGCTGGTGCTGGCTTTCACCGATCATGACCGCTCTCTGTCCTTCGACGGCGTGACCTTTGCGGCAGTGACCGGTCTGGAAGCGGCCGAAGCGACGTCGGAAATCGGCTTCGCCATCGGCGGTGGCGACGTCGCCGGCGCCTTTGCGGCGACCGGGCTGAACGAAGCCGATCTGGCACGCGGCCTCTATGACGACGCCCGCCTGCGCATCTGGCTGGTCAACTGGTCCGAGCCTGGGCAAAGGCTATTGCTGGAAGAGGGCTTCGTCGGCGAGATCA
Above is a genomic segment from Bosea sp. NBC_00550 containing:
- a CDS encoding gene transfer agent family protein, with product MVNRHRGETALMVAGETLPMRLTLGALAELEQAFAVDSLPALGERFVDGRLSARDIIRIIAAGLRGAGKAIRDEDVADLSFDGGLNGAIKAAIALLEATFGEGQGAHPPQPPEL
- a CDS encoding rcc01693 family protein, which translates into the protein MTAPAAFPWEEVMAFGLGRLAWSPEQFWAATPREIAAALKAQRGGAGGTTERVTLAALMAAYPDA
- a CDS encoding phage tail tape measure protein, translating into MASDESVDSTRLSDLQSMDKLTQSLSKSSESFGKSIINAFSRGIVEGKRFEDVLRSVGRSMTDSLLKTALKPLQTGLSSLLGTGIKSLTGLFSGLSFGSMGGSVPVKAFAEGGVVASPSYFPTGRGLGLMGERGAEAIMPLSRGPDGRLGVRAGSGASRPLSVVVQVSTPDADSFRRSEAQVSAAIARAVARGNRAL
- a CDS encoding DUF2460 domain-containing protein, with the protein product MVDFHEVRFPLDVARGARGGPERQTQIVTLASGREVRNSRWAHSRRRYDAGLGIRSFDALAAVVSFFEERRGRLYGFRWRDQLDWKSCPPSHAPAAIDQMIGTGDGVTAVFQLCKAYGSGASAYSRMIAKPCGGTVRIALDGVEQMAGAFACDLATGRVTFPPGAIPPPAAAITAGFAFDVPVRFDIDAIEVDLSAFEAGEIPRIPVVEIIP